The region ATTTGGCAAGTATAAGTTTTATAAAGTGAAGGGTTAGAACGACGGCCACCGGATCGATAATGCGGATCACGGAGTCTTAGTATCTTTGTGTAATTAAGAGATTATGAGCAGAAAACGGAAGAAGAATAGGCCCGGCGATTTGCCGGAAGAGCAGCAGTTAGAGATAGCCGAAGAGCAATCTGAAGTCACAGATCAAGAATCTGACGTGACGGAACAGAATGCGGACGCTAAGAATCAGAAGGCGGGAACTAAGAAGAAAAAGAAGCCTGCGGCGAAAACGCAGAACCTCGAGTCCAACATTCCTGTCCATCCGATCGAAGAGAAACTGCGCAACATGGATGATAAGACGTGGTTTCGCAGCGCAGTGGCGATCACAGCGTTTGCTGCGTTTCTGAGATATTTCCTGCTCATGATCCGGCCGATCCACCATGACGAAGGTGTCAATGGATGGATGCTGACCAATCTGATCCGCGACAATAAATACCAGTACGACCCATCCAATTATCACGGCCCGACCATTTACTTTTTCGCATACCCGCTGATGAAGATGTTCGGCCTTGTGAGTTGGCCGCTGCGCGGACTTTCATCACTTTTTGGGTTGCTGATGGTCATCATGGTCTTCTTTTTGAGACGCTATCTTGGCAATCTTGGAACGTTGATCGCCGCTTTCTTTGTAGCCATTTCACCGGGGATGGTTTTTGTCTCGCGTTATTTTATTCACGAGATATTTTTTGTATTTTTCCAGCTTTGCGTTGTCGTTGCAGTCGTCTATTTTATTGAAAAACGCAAAGCCGGCCCATTTGCGATCGGGTGGATGTGGATTCTGCTTATAATCAGTTTTCTGCCTGTAGCAACGCTTGGCGGTAAATTTCTCGGCGGTGAGAATGAGACGGCTGTATCGGGACTGCGGTTCGTCCTGTTTTTGGCTACGGTTGCCATCGTCTGGTACATAATGAAGTTCCTCACCAAATGGGATGAGGGACGGCCGATCTATTTTCTTCTGGCTGCGGCATCTGTCGCAATGATCTTTGCTACCAAAGAGACAGGCTTTATTTCACTCGGAACGATGCTCATTGCAATTCCGTGTGTCTGGATATGGGAAAAGATCGGGCCCGGCAAGACTCTCAAAAAGACCCTAATGCGAAACGCATTGGTCGGCACCGGCGTTGTTGCGGCGGCGTGTATTTATTTTTATCCGACCATGGCGGAAGGGTATAAATATCTCTATACAGAGTTCATGAACAATGCCTATCGGGAGCAGACACCTTTCCTTTTTTATTCGCTGCTGCTGTTGTTTACGTTGTCGTTGGTGATGTGGTTCATTTACGTTTCGTCGCTCAAGCACAGTAACGACACCACCTTTGCCCCGCCCGAAGAGCTGTCGTGGAGGGGATTCCGCGAGGCACTCGGCAACAATAAGCACATGGCTCTGGTCATCGGTGCAGGGTTCATCTTCTTTTTGTATCTAAGCATGTTGTTCTTCACTTCCTTCTTCTCGTACAAAGAAGGCTTCTTCTGGCGAGCATTTGAGGCGTATGACATCTGGACAAAAACCGGTACAAAAGAACACGCTCAGAACGGTCCTTGGGCATATCTGAAATGGGGATCGAAGGGCGAGAACGCGATCATGTTAATGTCCCTGATCGCTGCGCTTGTGGCCGCATTTAAGAACCGCCACCGATTTGCGACATTTTGTGCGGCATGGGCGGCAGGCGTTTTTCTCGCGTATGTTATTATTCCATATAAAACGCCTTGGCTCGCGCTTAACTATGTCTTGCCGATGTGTCTCGTCGCGGGTTACGCTCTGCACGAATTTATAACGTCTAAGGATCGACGTCTTAATTTTGTTGCTTACGCATTCCTCATTCTTGGAACGACGATTCTTGGATTTCAAACATACAAGAGCAACTGGATCCGCTACGATGACGATCAGATGCCGTACGTTTACGCTCACACGAGGCGCGGTTTTCTGGATATGATCGCGCAGATCGATTATTACAGAGAGAAAAGCGGCAAAGGCTACGATATGAAGATCGATCTCACATCGCCCGATTACTGGCCGTTTACTTGGTTTGTGGTCGATTATAAATCTGTCGGTTATCATGGCCGCGTGATCGATACCGACGCCGAGATCGTCATTACCAAGAAGAAAGATCAGGATACGGAGGCAATAGCCAAATACTCAGAAAAGTATAGATACCTCGGTGCATATCCGCTTCGGCCTGGCGTAGATCTGAATCTGCTTGTGCGAAAAGATATCGCCGATCCCCCGTGTGCAGGCCCGGTTCAGGACAGCGTGCAAAAAGGCAAGGGCGTTGTAATTTATAACACCGATCCG is a window of Chloracidobacterium sp. DNA encoding:
- a CDS encoding glycosyltransferase family 39 protein produces the protein MSRKRKKNRPGDLPEEQQLEIAEEQSEVTDQESDVTEQNADAKNQKAGTKKKKKPAAKTQNLESNIPVHPIEEKLRNMDDKTWFRSAVAITAFAAFLRYFLLMIRPIHHDEGVNGWMLTNLIRDNKYQYDPSNYHGPTIYFFAYPLMKMFGLVSWPLRGLSSLFGLLMVIMVFFLRRYLGNLGTLIAAFFVAISPGMVFVSRYFIHEIFFVFFQLCVVVAVVYFIEKRKAGPFAIGWMWILLIISFLPVATLGGKFLGGENETAVSGLRFVLFLATVAIVWYIMKFLTKWDEGRPIYFLLAAASVAMIFATKETGFISLGTMLIAIPCVWIWEKIGPGKTLKKTLMRNALVGTGVVAAACIYFYPTMAEGYKYLYTEFMNNAYREQTPFLFYSLLLLFTLSLVMWFIYVSSLKHSNDTTFAPPEELSWRGFREALGNNKHMALVIGAGFIFFLYLSMLFFTSFFSYKEGFFWRAFEAYDIWTKTGTKEHAQNGPWAYLKWGSKGENAIMLMSLIAALVAAFKNRHRFATFCAAWAAGVFLAYVIIPYKTPWLALNYVLPMCLVAGYALHEFITSKDRRLNFVAYAFLILGTTILGFQTYKSNWIRYDDDQMPYVYAHTRRGFLDMIAQIDYYREKSGKGYDMKIDLTSPDYWPFTWFVVDYKSVGYHGRVIDTDAEIVITKKKDQDTEAIAKYSEKYRYLGAYPLRPGVDLNLLVRKDIADPPCAGPVQDSVQKGKGVVIYNTDPCTRDVSVIPSIPMTP